The following proteins come from a genomic window of Micromonospora echinofusca:
- a CDS encoding cobyrinate a,c-diamide synthase — protein MVAAPASGHGKTTVATGLLAALRRRGLVVSPHKVGPDYIDPGYHALAAGRPGRNLDPWLVGEERVAPLLRHGAATPTPADVAVIEGVMGLHDGAVGRRGYASTAHVARLVDAPVLLVLDTTAQGRSAAALALGMAAFDPDVRIGGAILNRVGSPRHESLLRDALAEVGVPVLGAVARAAEVAAPARHLGLVPVAERAPESVAIVAALADLVAATVDLDAVLDLARTAGPLHAPAWDPVGAVGGPAGTGRPVVAVAGGPAFTFSYAETAELLAAAGATVVSFDPLRDPGLPAGTRAVVVGGGFPEAYAPQLADNATLRAELADFDGPVVAECAGLLYLGRQLDGVPMCGRLDLTARMTDRLTLGYRDAVAVTGSPLHRPGDPVRGHEFHRTVTDPGHGDRPAWRWDGAEHGFVTDRVHASYLHTHWAGHPHAARRLVEAASR, from the coding sequence CTACATCGACCCCGGCTACCACGCGCTCGCCGCCGGCCGCCCCGGGCGCAACCTCGACCCGTGGCTGGTCGGCGAGGAGCGGGTCGCGCCGCTGCTGCGCCACGGCGCCGCCACCCCGACGCCCGCCGACGTCGCCGTGATCGAGGGCGTGATGGGGCTGCACGACGGCGCGGTCGGCCGTCGGGGGTACGCCTCCACCGCGCACGTCGCCCGCCTGGTCGACGCCCCGGTCCTGCTGGTGCTCGACACCACCGCGCAGGGCCGCTCCGCCGCCGCGCTCGCCCTGGGCATGGCCGCGTTCGACCCCGACGTGCGCATCGGCGGCGCGATCCTCAACCGGGTCGGCTCGCCCCGGCACGAGTCGCTGCTGCGCGACGCGCTCGCCGAGGTCGGCGTACCGGTGCTCGGGGCGGTCGCCCGCGCCGCCGAGGTCGCCGCCCCGGCGCGCCACCTCGGGCTGGTGCCGGTCGCCGAACGGGCACCGGAGTCCGTGGCGATCGTGGCCGCCCTCGCCGACCTCGTGGCGGCCACCGTGGACCTGGACGCCGTGCTCGACCTGGCGCGTACCGCCGGCCCCCTGCACGCGCCCGCCTGGGACCCGGTCGGCGCCGTCGGCGGCCCCGCCGGCACCGGACGCCCCGTGGTCGCGGTCGCTGGCGGGCCGGCCTTCACCTTCTCGTACGCCGAGACCGCCGAGCTGCTCGCCGCGGCCGGCGCCACGGTGGTCTCCTTCGACCCGCTGCGCGACCCCGGCCTACCCGCCGGCACCCGCGCGGTGGTCGTCGGCGGCGGCTTCCCCGAGGCGTACGCGCCGCAGCTCGCCGACAACGCCACGCTCCGCGCCGAGCTGGCCGACTTCGACGGCCCGGTCGTCGCCGAGTGCGCCGGCCTGCTCTACCTCGGCCGGCAGCTCGACGGGGTGCCCATGTGCGGTCGGCTCGACCTGACCGCCCGGATGACCGACCGGCTCACCCTCGGCTACCGCGACGCCGTCGCCGTCACCGGCTCCCCGCTGCACCGCCCCGGCGACCCCGTACGCGGCCACGAGTTCCACCGCACCGTCACCGACCCCGGGCACGGCGACCGGCCGGCCTGGCGCTGGGACGGCGCCGAGCACGGCTTCGTGACCGACCGGGTGCACGCCTCCTACCTGCACACCCACTGGGCCGGCCACCCGCACGCCGCCCGCCGCCTGGTCGAGGCGGCCAGCCGGTGA
- the cobI gene encoding precorrin-2 C(20)-methyltransferase — protein MTLTGVGVGPGDPELLTLRAARLLAEADVVFVPVMDRLAADGDAPPGRAEATVAAHVAPGRLRRLPFALDDRGGVTARRERAWDDAARAVADAVDGGARAIVFATIGDPNVYSTFGYLAQGVRALRPGVGVRTVPGITAMQDLAARSGVPLCEGREPLTLLPATAGLALFADALAGPGTVVAYKGWRRHAELVAELRRQGRLGDAVLGRGLGLPGERIGPVTDPADDLPYLSTLLVPARRDRRGGKL, from the coding sequence GTGACGCTGACCGGGGTCGGCGTCGGTCCCGGCGACCCCGAACTGCTCACCCTGCGGGCGGCCCGGTTGCTGGCCGAGGCCGACGTGGTGTTCGTACCGGTGATGGACCGGCTCGCCGCGGACGGCGACGCGCCCCCGGGCCGGGCCGAGGCCACCGTGGCCGCGCACGTCGCGCCGGGGCGGCTGCGCCGGCTGCCGTTCGCCCTCGACGACCGGGGCGGGGTGACCGCCCGCCGGGAACGCGCCTGGGACGACGCCGCCCGGGCGGTGGCCGACGCGGTCGACGGGGGCGCCCGCGCGATCGTCTTCGCCACCATCGGCGACCCGAACGTCTACTCCACCTTCGGCTACCTCGCGCAGGGCGTGCGCGCCCTGCGCCCCGGGGTCGGGGTGCGCACGGTCCCCGGCATCACCGCCATGCAGGACCTCGCGGCGCGCAGCGGCGTGCCGCTGTGCGAGGGCCGGGAGCCGCTGACCCTGCTGCCGGCCACCGCCGGGCTTGCGCTCTTTGCCGACGCGCTCGCCGGCCCGGGCACCGTCGTGGCCTACAAGGGCTGGCGGCGGCACGCCGAGCTGGTCGCCGAGCTGCGCCGGCAGGGCCGCCTCGGCGACGCCGTGCTGGGCCGGGGCCTCGGGCTGCCCGGCGAGCGGATCGGCCCGGTCACCGACCCGGCCGACGACCTGCCGTACCTGTCGACGCTGCTCGTCCCGGCCCGCCGGGACCGTAGGGGAGGAAAGCTGTGA
- the cobM gene encoding precorrin-4 C(11)-methyltransferase codes for MSTTPIAGHADEGTPTGTGKVWFVGAGPGAADLLTLRAARVIGAADVVVWAASLVHADVLAHARADAEIVDSSRLPIEGVLPLYQRAAADGLTVARIHSGDPALWGAVQEQLDLCRALGLAVEIVPGVSSFTAVAAIVGRELTIPEVAQSVILTRLEGGKTPMPPGERVREFARHGTTMALFLSAARSGQAQAELLAGGYPADTPVVVAYQATWPDELVVRCALGELEATVKEHKLWKHTLFLVGPALAATGTRSHLYHPGHFHTFRRAEPAARADLRRARAGGTTPGDGRAR; via the coding sequence GTGAGCACCACGCCGATCGCGGGGCACGCCGACGAGGGCACGCCGACCGGCACGGGCAAGGTGTGGTTCGTCGGGGCCGGCCCCGGCGCGGCGGACCTGCTGACCCTGCGCGCCGCCCGGGTGATCGGCGCGGCCGACGTGGTGGTCTGGGCAGCCAGCCTGGTGCACGCCGACGTGCTCGCCCACGCCCGCGCCGACGCGGAGATCGTCGACTCGTCGCGGCTGCCGATCGAGGGCGTGCTGCCGCTCTACCAGCGCGCCGCCGCCGACGGGCTGACCGTGGCGCGGATCCACTCCGGCGACCCGGCCCTGTGGGGCGCGGTGCAGGAGCAGCTCGACCTGTGCCGGGCGCTCGGGCTGGCCGTGGAGATCGTCCCCGGCGTCTCGTCGTTCACCGCCGTCGCGGCGATCGTCGGCCGGGAGCTGACCATCCCCGAGGTCGCCCAGTCGGTGATCCTCACCCGGCTGGAGGGCGGCAAGACGCCGATGCCGCCTGGCGAGCGGGTCCGCGAGTTCGCCCGGCACGGCACCACCATGGCCCTGTTCCTCTCCGCCGCCCGCTCCGGGCAGGCGCAGGCCGAGCTGCTGGCCGGCGGCTACCCGGCCGACACCCCGGTCGTGGTGGCGTACCAGGCGACCTGGCCGGACGAGCTGGTGGTGCGGTGCGCCCTCGGCGAGCTGGAGGCCACCGTCAAGGAGCACAAGCTCTGGAAGCACACCCTCTTCCTGGTGGGCCCGGCGCTCGCCGCCACCGGCACCCGCTCGCACCTCTACCACCCCGGGCACTTCCACACCTTCCGTCGGGCCGAGCCGGCCGCCCGCGCCGACCTGCGCCGCGCCCGCGCGGGCGGCACGACACCGGGGGACGGGCGCGCCCGATGA
- a CDS encoding cobalt-precorrin-5B (C(1))-methyltransferase, producing MTYAEPPLREPDLPRTAKVRPTALRTGWTTGACATAATKAALTALVTGVPQRQVEIGLPAGRRVSFPVARCELDGRTRAEAVVVKDAGDDPDVTHGAELTATVSWHDAPGLRLDGGPGVGTVTKPGLGLPVGGPAINDTPRRMIGQAVAEVVDLSEVGVRVVVSVPRGEIMARKTTNRRLGILGGISILGTTGVVRPFSTASWRASVVQAVHVMAAQGERTVVLCTGGRTERAARALLPELPEVCFVEVGDFTGAAVTAAVGDGMTGVVFVGMAGKLAKLAAGILMTHYTRSKVDLSLLGAVTAEAGGDPELVAAVVAANTGRHAYELWEAAGLLGAAGDLLCHRVRQVLLRFAGDAVSVDVAMVDFAGDRVVASSGRWAA from the coding sequence ATGACGTACGCCGAGCCGCCGCTGCGCGAGCCGGACCTGCCGCGTACCGCGAAGGTCCGCCCGACCGCGCTGCGCACCGGGTGGACCACCGGCGCCTGCGCGACGGCGGCGACCAAGGCGGCGCTGACCGCCCTGGTCACCGGCGTGCCGCAGCGGCAGGTGGAGATCGGGCTGCCCGCCGGGCGGCGGGTCAGCTTCCCGGTGGCCCGCTGCGAGCTCGACGGCCGCACCCGGGCGGAGGCCGTGGTGGTCAAGGACGCCGGCGACGACCCGGACGTCACGCACGGCGCCGAGCTGACCGCCACCGTGAGCTGGCACGACGCGCCCGGCCTGCGCCTCGACGGCGGGCCGGGCGTCGGCACGGTCACCAAACCGGGCCTCGGGCTGCCCGTCGGCGGGCCCGCCATCAACGACACCCCGCGCCGCATGATCGGCCAGGCCGTCGCCGAGGTCGTCGACCTGAGCGAGGTGGGCGTGCGGGTGGTGGTCAGCGTGCCGCGCGGCGAGATCATGGCCCGCAAGACCACCAACCGCCGGCTCGGCATCCTCGGCGGCATCTCCATCCTCGGCACCACCGGCGTCGTGCGCCCGTTCTCCACCGCCTCCTGGCGGGCCAGCGTGGTGCAGGCGGTGCACGTGATGGCCGCCCAGGGGGAGCGGACCGTGGTGCTGTGCACCGGCGGGCGCACCGAGCGGGCCGCCCGCGCGCTGCTGCCGGAGCTGCCCGAGGTCTGCTTCGTGGAGGTCGGTGACTTCACCGGCGCGGCCGTCACCGCCGCCGTGGGCGACGGGATGACCGGCGTGGTCTTCGTCGGGATGGCCGGCAAGCTGGCCAAGCTCGCCGCCGGCATCCTGATGACCCACTACACCCGATCCAAGGTGGACCTGTCGCTGCTCGGGGCGGTCACCGCCGAGGCGGGCGGCGATCCCGAGCTGGTGGCGGCGGTCGTCGCGGCGAACACCGGGCGGCACGCGTACGAGCTGTGGGAGGCCGCCGGGCTGCTCGGCGCCGCCGGCGACCTGCTCTGCCACCGGGTGCGGCAGGTGCTGCTGCGCTTCGCCGGCGACGCCGTCTCCGTCGACGTCGCCATGGTCGACTTCGCCGGGGACCGGGTGGTCGCCTCGTCCGGGCGGTGGGCGGCGTGA
- the cbiE gene encoding precorrin-6y C5,15-methyltransferase (decarboxylating) subunit CbiE, whose amino-acid sequence MGGVTGDRPGGATGPAVTVVGIDAAGGPAHPAAAPALAAARLVVGAARHLAAVRLPADADTVALGPLAPALGRLADTVAAGSPAVVLASGDPGLFGVVRALRAAGLPLRVLPAVSSVAAAFARAGLPWDGAAVVTAHGRDPRPALNACRALPAVAVLTAPGAGAAELGAGLAGWSRRLVVAEHLGTDAERLTETTPEQAAGRDWADPHVLLSLAGEPGAAGMRVDNQPAAAPSGGWALPESAYAHRDSMITKSEVRALAVARLRPRLGRLVWDVGAGSGSVGIECALLGAAVIAVERDPAAPVRANAVRHGVDVRVVVGAAPGALHGLPDPDAVFVGGGGTDVLAAVTHRRPERVVAALAAVDRVAPALGLLRAAGYAVQGVQLSAARLADLPGGSVRLAATNPVVVLTGERL is encoded by the coding sequence GTGGGCGGCGTGACCGGCGACCGGCCGGGCGGTGCCACGGGGCCGGCGGTGACCGTGGTGGGGATCGACGCCGCGGGCGGGCCCGCGCACCCGGCCGCCGCGCCCGCGCTCGCCGCGGCCCGGCTGGTGGTCGGCGCGGCCCGGCACCTGGCCGCCGTACGCCTGCCGGCCGACGCCGACACCGTCGCCCTCGGGCCGCTGGCGCCCGCGCTGGGGCGGCTGGCCGACACCGTCGCCGCCGGGAGCCCCGCCGTCGTCCTGGCCAGCGGCGATCCCGGGCTGTTCGGGGTGGTGCGGGCGTTGCGGGCGGCCGGGCTGCCGCTGCGGGTGCTGCCGGCCGTGTCCAGCGTGGCCGCCGCGTTCGCCCGCGCGGGCCTGCCCTGGGACGGGGCGGCCGTGGTCACCGCGCACGGCCGCGACCCGCGACCCGCGCTGAACGCCTGCCGGGCCCTGCCCGCCGTCGCGGTGCTCACCGCCCCGGGCGCCGGGGCCGCCGAGCTGGGCGCCGGGCTGGCCGGCTGGTCCCGCCGCCTGGTCGTCGCCGAACACCTCGGCACCGACGCCGAACGGCTCACCGAGACCACCCCCGAGCAGGCCGCCGGCCGCGACTGGGCCGACCCGCACGTGCTGCTCAGCCTCGCCGGCGAGCCCGGCGCGGCCGGGATGCGGGTGGACAACCAGCCGGCCGCCGCGCCGTCCGGCGGGTGGGCGCTGCCCGAGTCCGCCTACGCCCACCGCGACTCCATGATCACCAAGTCGGAGGTACGCGCCCTCGCCGTGGCCCGGCTGCGTCCCCGCCTCGGCCGGCTGGTCTGGGACGTCGGCGCGGGCAGCGGCTCGGTCGGCATCGAGTGCGCCCTGCTCGGCGCGGCGGTGATCGCGGTGGAGCGTGACCCGGCGGCACCGGTGCGCGCCAACGCCGTTCGGCACGGCGTCGACGTGCGGGTGGTCGTCGGCGCCGCCCCCGGGGCGCTGCACGGGCTGCCCGATCCCGACGCCGTCTTCGTCGGGGGCGGCGGCACCGACGTGCTCGCCGCCGTGACGCACCGCCGGCCCGAGCGGGTGGTGGCCGCCCTCGCCGCCGTCGACCGGGTCGCCCCCGCCCTCGGGCTGCTGCGCGCCGCCGGATACGCGGTGCAGGGCGTCCAGCTCTCCGCCGCCCGCCTCGCCGACCTGCCGGGCGGATCCGTCCGACTCGCGGCCACCAACCCGGTGGTCGTCCTCACCGGGGAGCGCCTGTGA
- the cobJ gene encoding precorrin-3B C(17)-methyltransferase has product MNHPPVATDQPTRIGLVAATAAGRRHARTLADAWPHARVVTADTVADALRAAWAGYDAVVAFLATGAVVRILAPLLGDKRTDPAVVVVDEAARHAIALLGGHAGGGNDLAGRVGALLDAAPVVSTATDAAGLPGLDTLGWPVEGAVAAVSRAILDGEPVTLVADATWPLPALPDNVRPAGPPAAHGAPGAAEVPTPAGPPGPAVDGGYRLLVTDRVVPLDGRTAVLRPPSLVVGVGASRGVPADEVRDLLARMLAEAGLSPASVRHLASADIKADEAGIRAGADALGVPLVTYPAAELAAVDVPHPSEVVRAAVGTPSVAEAAALLGGGAELLVPKTATAMATVAVARHAPRGRLAIVGLGPGAADLRTARAVTELRRAAVVVGLDQYVDQVRDLLRPGTRVLASGLGAEEERARAAVAEATAGHAVALVGSGDAGVYAMASPALEYADERVDVVGVPGVTAALAAGALLGAPLGHDHAYVSLSDLHTPWEVIARRVAAAAEGDFVALLYNPRSRARDWQLGAALEVFAAHRPPQTPVGVVRNASRPGERVHLATLATLDAALVDMYSVVVVGSSQTRIVAGRMVTPRGYRWRP; this is encoded by the coding sequence GTGAACCACCCGCCCGTCGCCACGGACCAGCCGACCCGCATCGGGCTCGTCGCCGCCACCGCCGCCGGCCGCCGGCACGCCCGCACCCTCGCCGACGCCTGGCCGCACGCCCGCGTCGTCACGGCGGACACCGTCGCGGACGCGCTGCGCGCCGCCTGGGCCGGGTACGACGCCGTGGTGGCGTTCCTGGCCACCGGGGCGGTCGTGCGCATCCTGGCGCCGCTGCTCGGCGACAAGCGCACGGACCCGGCCGTGGTGGTGGTCGACGAGGCGGCCCGGCACGCGATCGCGCTGCTCGGCGGCCACGCCGGGGGCGGCAACGACCTCGCGGGGCGGGTCGGCGCGCTGCTCGACGCCGCCCCGGTGGTCAGCACCGCCACCGACGCCGCCGGCCTGCCCGGCCTGGACACCCTCGGCTGGCCCGTCGAGGGTGCCGTCGCGGCCGTCAGCCGCGCCATCCTCGACGGCGAGCCGGTGACCCTCGTCGCCGACGCCACCTGGCCGCTGCCCGCCCTGCCCGACAACGTGCGTCCCGCCGGGCCGCCCGCTGCCCACGGGGCACCCGGGGCGGCGGAGGTGCCCACCCCCGCCGGGCCGCCCGGGCCGGCGGTCGACGGCGGGTACCGGCTGCTGGTCACCGACCGGGTGGTGCCGCTCGACGGCCGGACCGCCGTGCTGCGGCCCCCGTCGCTGGTCGTCGGCGTCGGCGCCAGCCGGGGCGTACCCGCCGACGAGGTGCGCGACCTGCTGGCGCGGATGCTCGCCGAGGCCGGCCTCAGCCCGGCGAGCGTGCGGCACCTGGCCAGCGCCGACATCAAGGCCGACGAGGCGGGCATCCGGGCGGGCGCCGACGCGCTCGGCGTACCGCTGGTGACGTATCCGGCGGCGGAGCTGGCGGCGGTCGACGTGCCGCACCCCAGCGAGGTGGTCCGCGCCGCCGTCGGCACCCCCAGCGTCGCCGAGGCGGCGGCGCTGCTCGGCGGCGGCGCCGAGCTGCTGGTGCCGAAGACCGCGACGGCGATGGCCACCGTCGCCGTCGCCCGGCACGCCCCGCGCGGCCGGCTGGCGATCGTCGGCCTCGGCCCCGGCGCCGCGGACCTGCGCACCGCCCGCGCGGTGACCGAGCTGCGCCGCGCCGCCGTGGTCGTCGGCCTCGACCAGTACGTCGACCAGGTCCGCGACCTGCTGCGCCCCGGCACCCGGGTGCTCGCCAGCGGGCTCGGCGCCGAGGAGGAACGGGCCCGCGCCGCCGTCGCCGAGGCCACCGCCGGTCACGCCGTGGCGCTGGTCGGCTCCGGCGACGCCGGTGTGTACGCGATGGCCAGTCCGGCCCTCGAGTACGCCGACGAGCGCGTCGACGTGGTCGGCGTGCCCGGGGTGACCGCCGCGCTGGCCGCCGGGGCCCTGCTCGGCGCGCCACTCGGCCACGACCACGCCTACGTGAGCCTGTCCGACCTGCACACGCCGTGGGAGGTCATCGCCCGCCGGGTGGCCGCCGCCGCCGAGGGCGACTTCGTGGCGCTGCTCTACAACCCGCGCAGCCGGGCCCGGGACTGGCAGCTCGGCGCGGCGCTGGAGGTCTTCGCCGCGCACCGGCCGCCGCAGACCCCGGTCGGGGTGGTGCGCAACGCCAGCCGGCCCGGTGAACGGGTGCACCTGGCCACCCTGGCGACCCTCGACGCGGCGCTGGTCGACATGTACAGCGTCGTGGTGGTGGGCAGCAGCCAGACCCGGATCGTCGCCGGCCGGATGGTCACCCCGAGGGGGTACCGGTGGCGGCCGTGA
- a CDS encoding HoxN/HupN/NixA family nickel/cobalt transporter, with protein MLHVAGWSLYLYWNDQPAAAGGLAGAGTLAYLLGVRHAFDADHIAAIDDTTRLMLLRGRRPVGVGFFFALGHSAVVLLLALVVGLASANLAGPGLAEAREVGATVAILTATVFLALVAALNAAVLAGLARLWRRLRHGDLDERELDLHLLNRGLVQRVLGSRARALVRSSWHMAPVGFLFGLGLETASEVTLLALSASTAAAGGLPVLALLTLPLLFAAGMSAMDTADSLLMSRAYSWAYRQPARRLYYNLATTAVTVLVGALVASVYAAGLLVDHLGVSVLSGYAGIAGHFEQLGYAVVALFVLAWAGAVALWKLRRYDERYGVAATEVRP; from the coding sequence GTGCTGCACGTCGCCGGCTGGAGCCTCTACCTGTACTGGAACGACCAGCCCGCCGCGGCCGGGGGCCTGGCCGGGGCCGGCACGCTGGCGTACCTGCTCGGGGTGCGGCACGCCTTCGACGCCGACCACATCGCGGCGATCGACGACACCACCCGGCTGATGCTGCTGCGTGGTCGGCGCCCGGTCGGCGTCGGCTTCTTCTTCGCGCTCGGGCACAGCGCGGTGGTGCTGCTGCTGGCCCTGGTCGTCGGCCTCGCCTCGGCGAATCTCGCCGGGCCGGGGCTGGCCGAGGCGCGCGAGGTGGGCGCCACGGTGGCGATCCTCACCGCCACCGTCTTCCTCGCCCTGGTCGCGGCCCTGAACGCGGCGGTGCTGGCCGGCCTGGCCCGGCTCTGGCGGCGGCTGCGCCACGGCGACCTGGACGAGCGGGAGCTGGACCTGCACCTGCTCAACCGGGGGCTGGTGCAGCGGGTCCTCGGCTCCCGGGCCCGGGCGCTGGTGCGCTCCTCGTGGCACATGGCGCCCGTCGGGTTCCTCTTCGGGCTGGGCCTGGAGACCGCCAGCGAGGTGACCCTGCTCGCCCTGTCGGCGAGCACGGCCGCCGCCGGCGGCCTGCCGGTGCTGGCCCTGCTCACCCTGCCGCTGCTCTTCGCCGCCGGGATGTCGGCCATGGACACCGCCGACAGCCTGCTGATGAGCCGCGCCTACTCGTGGGCGTACCGGCAGCCGGCCCGCCGGCTGTACTACAACCTGGCCACCACCGCCGTCACGGTGCTCGTCGGCGCCCTCGTCGCCAGCGTCTACGCCGCCGGCCTGCTGGTCGACCATCTCGGCGTGTCGGTGCTGTCCGGGTACGCGGGCATCGCCGGGCACTTCGAGCAGCTCGGGTACGCCGTCGTGGCCCTGTTCGTGCTCGCCTGGGCCGGGGCCGTGGCGCTGTGGAAGCTGCGCCGCTACGACGAGCGCTACGGCGTGGCCGCGACGGAGGTGCGGCCGTGA
- a CDS encoding precorrin-8X methylmutase, giving the protein MSRVVHPIERESYRILRSRVDLAHLPPLTRAVTERVVHASADLDYVADLVCDEADLAGGLAALRAGAPVVTDVAMVAAGITGRETVCPVAEPAAAELARAAGITRSAAAVRIALERVGPGAVWVVGCAPTALEELITLDARPALVVGLPVGFVGAAESKAALRASGLPGVSNRGEKGGSAVAAAALNALLYVEEEQ; this is encoded by the coding sequence GTGAGCCGGGTCGTGCACCCCATCGAGCGGGAGTCGTACCGCATCCTGCGCTCCCGGGTCGACCTGGCGCACCTGCCGCCGCTGACCCGGGCCGTCACCGAGCGGGTGGTGCACGCCAGCGCCGACCTCGACTACGTCGCCGACCTGGTCTGCGACGAGGCGGACCTGGCCGGCGGGCTGGCCGCCCTGCGCGCCGGCGCGCCGGTGGTCACCGACGTGGCGATGGTCGCCGCGGGCATCACCGGCCGGGAGACGGTCTGCCCGGTCGCCGAGCCGGCCGCCGCCGAGCTGGCCCGCGCGGCCGGCATCACCCGGTCGGCGGCCGCGGTGCGGATCGCCCTGGAGCGGGTCGGCCCCGGCGCGGTGTGGGTGGTCGGCTGCGCGCCGACCGCACTGGAGGAACTGATCACCCTGGACGCCCGTCCGGCGCTGGTCGTCGGGCTGCCGGTCGGCTTCGTCGGCGCCGCCGAGTCGAAGGCGGCCCTGCGGGCCAGCGGCCTGCCCGGGGTGTCCAACCGGGGCGAGAAGGGTGGCTCGGCGGTCGCCGCCGCCGCCCTCAACGCCCTGCTGTACGTGGAGGAGGAGCAGTGA
- the cobA gene encoding uroporphyrinogen-III C-methyltransferase produces the protein MSALVIVGHGTRSAAGVEQFIAFVERVRRRAAGTLGDVEGGFIELSRPPLTDAVGALVERGHRSLVALPLVLTAAGHGKGDIPAALARERERHPGLSYVYGRPLGPHPLLHTALEQRVDAALAGADRAGTWVALIGRGSTDPDANAEVAKVARLLWEGRGYAGVEPGFVSLAEPSVPAVLERLRRLGARRIVVAPYFLFAGVLPDRIVAQSAAFAAAHPDLDVRVADLIGDCDALADLVLERHAEARRGDIRMNCDTCAYRVLMPGFADKVGRPQTPHDHPDDPVGGHHHDHHAHGHGGHAHGHGGHGHGGHEHRHGPGEHHEHGPRPGQVAVVGGGPGPDDLITVRGRALLEAADVVVVDRLAPRGLLAGLRPGVEVVDAAKVPRGPSMGQDAINATLVAHARAGRRVVRLKGGDPYVFGRGHEEVQACVAAGVDVTVVPGVSSAVAAAALAGVPVTHRGVAHDVTVVSGHLPPGHPDSLVDWAALGRARGTLVLLMAVDTVGKIAAVLVEHGRAPDTPVLAVQDAGHPDQRAVTARLDEIGAVAVRERIAPPAVFVLGPVVDVRLPAAPPEPDR, from the coding sequence GTGAGCGCTCTGGTCATCGTCGGGCACGGCACGCGCAGCGCGGCCGGGGTCGAGCAGTTCATCGCGTTCGTCGAGCGGGTACGCCGCCGCGCCGCCGGCACCCTCGGCGACGTCGAGGGCGGCTTCATCGAGCTGTCCCGGCCGCCGCTCACCGACGCGGTCGGCGCGCTCGTCGAGCGGGGGCACCGCTCGCTGGTGGCGCTGCCGCTGGTGCTGACCGCCGCCGGGCACGGCAAGGGCGACATCCCCGCCGCGCTGGCCCGCGAGCGGGAGCGCCATCCCGGCCTCAGTTACGTCTACGGCCGGCCGCTGGGCCCGCACCCGCTGCTGCACACCGCGCTGGAGCAGCGCGTCGACGCCGCGCTGGCCGGCGCCGACCGGGCCGGCACCTGGGTGGCGCTGATCGGGCGCGGCTCCACCGACCCGGACGCCAACGCCGAGGTCGCCAAGGTGGCCCGGCTGCTCTGGGAGGGGCGCGGCTACGCCGGCGTCGAGCCGGGCTTCGTCTCGCTGGCCGAGCCGTCGGTGCCGGCGGTGCTGGAGCGGCTGCGCCGGCTCGGCGCGCGGCGGATCGTCGTCGCGCCGTACTTCCTCTTCGCCGGGGTGCTGCCGGACCGGATCGTCGCCCAGTCGGCCGCGTTCGCCGCCGCCCACCCCGACCTGGACGTGCGGGTGGCCGACCTGATCGGCGACTGCGACGCCCTCGCCGACCTGGTCCTCGAACGGCACGCCGAGGCGCGTCGCGGGGACATCCGGATGAACTGCGACACCTGCGCGTACCGGGTGCTGATGCCGGGCTTCGCCGACAAGGTCGGCCGGCCGCAGACCCCGCACGACCACCCCGACGACCCGGTCGGCGGCCACCACCACGACCACCACGCGCACGGACATGGCGGCCACGCGCACGGACATGGCGGTCACGGGCACGGCGGCCACGAGCATCGGCACGGGCCGGGGGAGCACCACGAGCACGGTCCGCGCCCCGGCCAGGTCGCCGTCGTCGGGGGCGGTCCCGGGCCGGACGACCTGATCACCGTACGGGGCCGGGCGCTGCTGGAGGCGGCGGACGTGGTGGTGGTCGACCGGCTCGCCCCGCGCGGGCTGCTCGCCGGGCTGCGCCCGGGTGTCGAGGTGGTCGACGCGGCGAAGGTGCCCCGGGGACCGTCCATGGGGCAGGACGCGATCAACGCCACCCTCGTCGCGCACGCCCGCGCCGGTCGACGGGTGGTCCGGCTCAAGGGCGGCGACCCGTACGTCTTCGGGCGCGGCCACGAGGAGGTGCAGGCCTGCGTGGCGGCCGGGGTGGACGTGACGGTGGTTCCCGGGGTGAGCAGCGCGGTCGCCGCGGCGGCCCTGGCCGGGGTGCCGGTCACCCACCGGGGCGTCGCGCACGACGTCACCGTCGTCTCCGGGCACCTGCCGCCCGGGCACCCCGACTCGCTGGTCGACTGGGCGGCGCTCGGGCGGGCCCGGGGCACCCTGGTCCTGCTGATGGCCGTGGACACCGTCGGCAAGATCGCCGCGGTGCTGGTCGAGCACGGCCGGGCCCCGGACACCCCGGTCCTCGCGGTGCAGGACGCGGGGCATCCCGACCAGCGCGCCGTGACCGCCCGGCTGGACGAGATCGGCGCGGTTGCCGTCCGGGAGCGGATCGCCCCGCCGGCCGTCTTCGTCCTCGGCCCGGTGGTCGACGTACGCCTGCCGGCCGCGCCGCCGGAACCGGACCGCTGA